The sequence below is a genomic window from bacterium.
CCTAGCCGGGCTCACCCCCGCATGGGCGGGGACCACGCCATGCTGAGCAGTTTCAGCGTCAGCCTGCTGGGCTCACCCCCGCATGGGCGGGGACCACCCGTAAGCGTGCGCCCGCACGACGAGCCGGTTGGGCTCACCCCCGCATGGGCGGGGACCACCAGGTCGGGCTCTCGGCGCAGCGTCCGTTGCCGGGCTCACCCCCGCATGGGCGGGGACCACCAACGCTTTCTTCGGTTGGGCTTGCCGTTGCCGTGGCTCACCCCCGCATGGGCGGGGACCACCAACGCTTTCCTTGGTTGAACTTGCCGTTTGCCGGGCTCACCCCCGCATGGGCGGGGACCACTCTCCTTGACCTGCTGGTTTAGGAGAGTGTCGACAGAATGCCCGGAATTGATGGATTGTCAAGATGCTCTGCGGGCAGCGCAACGAGTTGGAGTCCATCCAGGTCGATGATGTGCCTGCGATCGTCACCGCATGTGCGGATGGCGAATCCTTGCTCGGTGTCCTCTGGGCAGATAAGCAGCGCCCAGCCGCCGTGCGTCTCGTTCTCCACGATGCCCCACAGTTCGTCGCGCACGCGGGCTGACATGGTGCCGACGAAGACTCCTGCTGCTGGTTCGATCATCCATCGCGTTAGGGCGTGGCGGATATTCGGCGGTACTGCCGATAGGATCATCGTGGCATGGCCGCTCATGACTTGGAGGCGTAGTTCACGCCAGCGGCAAGTGCCCCCATCTCGGGTGACCAGAGATGGACGACGCCGTCGTCATCGGCTGGGGGGCGTTCATCGGGATTGTGACCCACGGGGTCGAGAACGTGCTGTATGTCTGACACGATGCGGCGGGTCAGGCGGAGCATCCTCCAGTTCTTTCGCATCGCGCCCCGTGCTGCGCTAGCTGGTTGGGGGCGCTTGGCAGCCGCGAAGGCCACAGGGACCGCGATCTCCAGTTTGTACAGGTCGGCGATGTCGAACACGAAGGATCGCTGTCCGCCCATGTGGATGAATCCCAGTGCCGGGGAGGCGCCGAGTGCTGCGATTACTGAGTGGACAGCGCTGTAGAGGACCTGGTTGGCGGTGGTGAGGGCTTGGTTCACAGGATCGGAGTCATCGAAGTTCTGAGGGTTGTAGGCGCGCCGGAACGGGATGCCGTACCGCTGCGACATCGTTCTGTAGGCATTCTTGACGCGGTGTCCCTCCATGCCTCGCAGTTGGTCGATTGTCTTGCCCTCGGCGAGAGCCTTGTCTGCGAACCTAAGGGTGTAGAGGCGTCGGGCCACCTCGGCGCGGGAGTCCTGGTCGGCCCATTGGGAAGCTTGGAGGTGGAGCCATCGGGTTGTGAGATTCTTGTGCGTGAGCGCTCCATGGAAATGCGCTCCCGACTCGCCCGAGAGGACGATCACAGCGCCGTCGGCGAGGACCTGCGACGCGGCGGGCTGGGTTATCGAGGTGCCAGGGCCCAGTAGCAGGGCGGCCGCGGAGGCGGTGGGCAGATAGACCCTCTCGACCCCGCGCTGCTCAGTCCTGAATATGGCGTGAACTCCATTGTCGTCGCGCTCGACTCTGGCTCGGTCGATGTAGACGAATGAGAGTTGGTCGCTGACGCGCGGCAACATCACCAAGGTGGGGCGGTTGAGGCGCTGAGGGAGCTTCGGCATCTCTACCGTCGTCTCATCGCCGGAGCCGTGCGACCGTCAGCAGTCCGCATCCCCACGCCTTGGCGCGTCCGACCCCTTCGGCAGCGGCAATCTTCAAGAGTTCGGGATCCGCTATCTCGGCCGTGCCGTCCACCCGCACGGAGTAGAGAGGGAAC
It includes:
- the cas2e gene encoding type I-E CRISPR-associated endoribonuclease Cas2e, with protein sequence MILSAVPPNIRHALTRWMIEPAAGVFVGTMSARVRDELWGIVENETHGGWALLICPEDTEQGFAIRTCGDDRRHIIDLDGLQLVALPAEHLDNPSIPGILSTLS
- the cas1e gene encoding type I-E CRISPR-associated endonuclease Cas1e produces the protein MPKLPQRLNRPTLVMLPRVSDQLSFVYIDRARVERDDNGVHAIFRTEQRGVERVYLPTASAAALLLGPGTSITQPAASQVLADGAVIVLSGESGAHFHGALTHKNLTTRWLHLQASQWADQDSRAEVARRLYTLRFADKALAEGKTIDQLRGMEGHRVKNAYRTMSQRYGIPFRRAYNPQNFDDSDPVNQALTTANQVLYSAVHSVIAALGASPALGFIHMGGQRSFVFDIADLYKLEIAVPVAFAAAKRPQPASAARGAMRKNWRMLRLTRRIVSDIQHVLDPVGHNPDERPPADDDGVVHLWSPEMGALAAGVNYASKS